A region of Streptomyces sp. NBC_01788 DNA encodes the following proteins:
- a CDS encoding pyridoxal-phosphate-dependent aminotransferase family protein, whose translation MTNPFLDLAPLSADRFASIEDRVARLLATEQDVVIMQGEALLPLEGAIRGTAGPGTTALNVITGPYGQTFGNWLRDCGATVYDLSVPYHTAVTADQVREAFAEHPEIDFVSLVHAEAATGNTNPVAEIGEAVAEQGALFYLDAVASVGAEPVLPDAWGVDLCVIGAQKAMGGPAGVSAVSVSERAWARMAANPHAPRRSYLSLLDWKERWLDGGRKALLHAPAQLEMLALEACLERIETAGLDAVMDRHRRAAAATRAGARALGAGLEPYVHQASEAAPVATTLRAPSDVDASELVARALETGPALPLAAGGGPLAKEMIRVNHYGPDATQDVVEAALTALAAALTGNGATVDVEAARQAAAKAWQR comes from the coding sequence GTGACCAACCCGTTCCTGGACCTCGCTCCGCTGAGCGCCGACCGCTTCGCCTCGATCGAGGACCGGGTGGCGCGGCTGCTGGCCACCGAGCAGGATGTCGTGATCATGCAGGGCGAGGCGCTGCTGCCGCTGGAGGGCGCGATCAGGGGCACGGCCGGTCCCGGCACGACCGCGCTGAACGTGATCACCGGGCCGTACGGGCAGACGTTCGGCAACTGGCTGCGCGACTGCGGCGCGACGGTGTACGACCTGTCCGTGCCGTACCACACGGCGGTCACGGCGGACCAGGTCAGGGAGGCCTTCGCCGAGCACCCGGAGATCGACTTCGTGTCGCTGGTGCACGCGGAGGCGGCGACGGGCAACACCAACCCGGTCGCGGAGATCGGCGAGGCCGTGGCGGAGCAGGGCGCCCTGTTCTACCTGGACGCCGTGGCCTCGGTCGGCGCGGAGCCGGTGCTGCCGGACGCGTGGGGTGTGGACCTCTGTGTGATCGGGGCGCAGAAGGCGATGGGCGGGCCGGCCGGGGTGTCGGCGGTGTCGGTCAGCGAGCGCGCCTGGGCCCGGATGGCGGCGAACCCGCACGCGCCGCGCCGCTCCTACCTGTCCCTGCTGGACTGGAAGGAGCGCTGGCTCGACGGCGGCCGCAAGGCGCTGCTGCACGCGCCCGCGCAGTTGGAGATGCTGGCCCTCGAGGCCTGTCTCGAGCGCATCGAGACGGCCGGCCTGGACGCCGTGATGGACCGCCACCGCCGCGCCGCCGCGGCGACCCGCGCGGGTGCTCGGGCCCTCGGCGCGGGCCTGGAGCCGTACGTGCACCAGGCGTCGGAGGCGGCCCCGGTCGCCACCACCCTGCGGGCCCCGTCGGACGTCGATGCCTCCGAGCTGGTGGCCCGCGCCCTGGAGACCGGCCCCGCCCTCCCGCTGGCCGCGGGCGGCGGCCCGCTCGCCAAGGAGATGATCCGCGTCAACCACTACGGGCCCGACGCCACCCAGGACGTCGTCGAGGCCGCCCTGACGGCCCTGGCCGCCGCCCTGACGGGCAACGGCGCGACCGTGGACGTCGAGGCCGCCCGGCAGGCGGCCGCGAAGGCCTGGCAGCGGTAG
- the ectA gene encoding diaminobutyrate acetyltransferase — translation MTAAQADLHSPRTELPEAPRIERPSPADGAALWRLAKESGTLDVNSSYSYLLWCRDFAATSAVARGADGEPVGFVTGYVRPDRPHTLLVWQVAVDAGHRGQGLAARLLDALTARVAAERGLTSLETTITPGNTASERLFTSYAARHGATVEREVLFGTEQFPDGPHDPEVLHRIGPLSF, via the coding sequence ATGACTGCCGCCCAAGCAGACCTGCATTCCCCCCGCACAGAATTGCCGGAGGCACCCCGCATCGAGCGTCCATCCCCCGCCGACGGCGCCGCACTCTGGCGACTGGCGAAGGAATCCGGGACGCTCGATGTGAACTCCTCGTACAGCTACCTCCTCTGGTGCCGCGACTTCGCCGCCACGTCCGCGGTGGCGCGCGGAGCCGACGGCGAGCCGGTCGGTTTCGTCACCGGGTACGTGCGGCCCGACCGTCCGCACACCCTGCTCGTGTGGCAGGTGGCCGTGGACGCCGGCCACCGCGGACAGGGCCTGGCCGCCCGGCTGCTGGACGCGCTCACCGCCCGGGTCGCCGCCGAGCGCGGGCTCACCTCCCTGGAGACCACGATCACCCCGGGCAACACCGCCTCCGAGCGGCTCTTCACCTCCTACGCCGCCCGGCACGGCGCCACGGTCGAGCGCGAGGTCCTGTTCGGGACCGAGCAGTTCCCGGACGGGCCGCACGACCCGGAGGTCCTCCACCGGATCGGTCCGCTCTCCTTCTGA